The window GAAGATCGAACCCAGCACCTCGGCAGCCAGGTGGTTACCCGAGATGCCCTTGGGCGGGTAGTAACCCTGCTGCGCGGCCTCGACCATGAACTTCGCCATCGTGGCCGGGTTGATCACGTAGTGGATGATGTGCTCCGGGGCCGCCGCACGCATCGCCAGCACGTAGGCCGACATCGAGGTCTCCGAGATGGAGACGTCAGCACGCTTCACCAGCTTCGAACCCGAGGCGTCCATGATCTGCTTCACCTGGTTGCAGGCCAGCTGCATCTCCGGGCTGGTCAGACAGATCAGCCCGTAGGTCTTGGGCTTGATCGTGTTGGCCGCCCAGTGCGCACCGGCCATCGCCTCGTGAATCATCGACATGTGGGTCGGGAACATGAACGGGTCCTGCCACTCCGTCTGGGAGTAGGCCCAGGCCCCGACGTAGGGCAGGTGGTACTGCTTCAGGTCGTCGTGGATCGAGGCCGTCGCCCAGTCCACACCGGTGATGAGCGCGAAGACCTGGTCGGAACCGACCAACTTCTTGATGCAGGCTTTCGCACGGGCGACCTCACCCGGGCCGTCGTCGCAGTCGCTCAGGCTCATCCGCCGACCGAGCACGCCGCCGCGGTCGTTGATGGCCTGGATCGCGGCCATGTCGCCGTGGACCTGTGGGGTCACCAGGACATTGCCCAGCGCCATGCCGTGCATGTTCACCGAGCCCAGCTTGATGGTGTCTTTCGTGATGCCGACGTCGGTCGCACCGTTCTTCTGGTTGTAGATCTGCTGATCCTGCTGCTTCTGCGACGACGACTCGTCCGACTTCACCTTGGTCGCCTTCTGGCCGCTGGTGACGCCGCCGCTCTTCACCGCGTCCGCCGAGGCCGACGCGGACTTCGAGCCGCCGGTGGTGGCGCTTGCGGTGGACGAGGACTTGCTGCTCGAGGCCTTCGAGGTGCTGCCGGACTTGCTCGCACCCAGCGCCGGTGCGGAGGCCGCGGTCTTCGTCGAGGACGACGGGCTGGTCTTGGCCGACGGCCTGCTCTTGGCGGGCGACCCGCTCGAAGCAGGTGCGGCCGCCTGGGACGGGGCTTGCGCAGCCGACGGAGCAGGCGCCGCGGCCGCAGGATTGCTCGCCTGCTGCGCGACGTTGGCTCCG is drawn from Sporichthyaceae bacterium and contains these coding sequences:
- a CDS encoding ABC transporter substrate-binding protein; the encoded protein is MKSGGVTSGQKATKVKSDESSSQKQQDQQIYNQKNGATDVGITKDTIKLGSVNMHGMALGNVLVTPQVHGDMAAIQAINDRGGVLGRRMSLSDCDDGPGEVARAKACIKKLVGSDQVFALITGVDWATASIHDDLKQYHLPYVGAWAYSQTEWQDPFMFPTHMSMIHEAMAGAHWAANTIKPKTYGLICLTSPEMQLACNQVKQIMDASGSKLVKRADVSISETSMSAYVLAMRAAAPEHIIHYVINPATMAKFMVEAAQQGYYPPKGISGNHLAAEVLGSIF